The following coding sequences are from one Odontesthes bonariensis isolate fOdoBon6 chromosome 10, fOdoBon6.hap1, whole genome shotgun sequence window:
- the asxl1 gene encoding polycomb group protein ASXL1, whose product MKDKQKRKKERTWAEAARMVLENFSDAPMTPKQILHVIQTKGLKEMRSGTAPLACLVTMLHSQVRGDRVKNSIFFKLPGRMSLFTLKKNALQWTKATSEPEAPSEPAGSGALSTSSSSTQAAESAVAPVDSNETNEQESCDSTETIVAAIIDNDASVDESSSSASCSTELQPPSSQPQTRLSRAAGQQGRTDTQQTQHTQTRLSRSRQSGRQRKKAVMMPRVVLTPLKVNGEHVPSGPMKRSRGGVDVDFETPGSILVNTNIRALINVRTFSAFPSHSQQQLLQLLPEVDRQIGPDGMARLSSSALNNEFFTHASQSWKERLAEGEFTHEMQVRFRQEMEKEKKIEAWKEKFFEEYHGQKSGLTREESLKLTMSEASEVAGSVLESDVAVVASGAPKRRSVGRRRDGRMRRRTRADLRRRARRTLCKTAPALQSTEAAEVAAVQEVAAVPVESPICNNTVVQGEVVLQADCGVELPVESASSEPKPCPTPEAVALPDPTPVPSPSPSPASTSANEEPEVAAHLLPKEAAPVLASTTSPSSSSSASSSSASSPASSPSSPDRQGPFAAGLDSSSSSSASSSATIPADPLDDTASVVTSITGGTATSSRESSPSASPATTSVLNTQLKEQKRRQDETGALSSFPEKRPRLDDRQSFRTTIDGVCAEKPQPTIEEPKVPPIRIQLSRIKPPWVKGHPTYQICPRIVPPGEGSRRTGTGGARTLADIKARAQQARAQREAAAAVAASCDGTSPASIRLRPATGLSDSSNGRRAREHPGPIEPGGGGGGGGGGGGGGGGGGGMEEKGSSSDTNSSGAQLQLLNVEPTSHSSPSLSSTSTSVSLESPQTLSPPQEGPARVPKVEGEMEDTSATVQSSSSGTTDRACSISPEHDTLSVSSVIQSVRENQLTESSAASSEMADQDCEKPSLTQTSIPDSLPRFGAKGVDVIQTLASSCQAKEQEKGKEVGLGGVIQHGSHHVDLQEAFSNSAIRQKGVSSPQHQDMRDKDNEAGTHSDSTETASDCENESQEDEQRQYPDRDWCSQRNTQRGGQLVICSPPSQNQQPVIQAHVSSRQGQTVIQPCFPNGLPQPQHPHSQDHNSHQTTLPQGLRDKNVMLKMELGDDCRTSRLSSAEEECGGALKPSVTHPHASAASKKPSSSARPVSSVEANNPLVTQLLQGSLPLEKVLPSHSASRLEISRLPGPQPRPPTTKNLGMRNRPEVSVQSPSPDLTSVSQILNKLPTGHPVSCLMEASAKSQSQQAPGAVPVITSVPPSSSTSLSSKSKSECSPNTVESVVIKESRGHQPTQEDTPDRFQSDHRTIPNGPSPTHADPCPPEGVTTIKINLRPPQSLLPYSHQQQLSPSHTVKNEVGARPSCQALAKSALTLPISVTKKEPGNSMDGYLSGGAMEGLLNMEMTLARIAKKEHSKAPYSSSSPSSCSPSPSSSASSLPFQLYGKLPKQGASVGGVSYTANVSMMDNSGFSRGMTDGVLQLRPRLASSHTTLSIQAFTDSTAEEVALKCSCRLKAMIMCQGCGAFCHDDCIGPSKLCVSCLVVR is encoded by the exons ATGAAGgacaaacaaaagagaaagaaggagcGGACTTGGGCTGAGGCGGCTCGCATG GTTTTGGAGAACTTCTCTGATGCACCCATGACTCCCAAACAAATCCTCCATGTCATCCAGACCAAGGGGCTGAAGGAAATGCG AAG tGGTACAGCTCCTTTGGCCTGCCTGGTCACCATGCTTCACTCCCAAGTGAGGGGAGACCGAGTCAAGAACAGTATCTTCTTTAAGCTCCCTGGACGAATGAGCCTTTTCACTCTAAAG aaGAATGCCCTCCAGTGGACAAAGGCAACCTCAGAGCCAGAGGCACCATCAGAGCCAGCCGGAAGTGGTGCACTTTCAACCTCAAGCAGCAGCACCCAAGCTGCTGAGTCAGCTGTGGCCCCAGTGGACTCCAATGAAACCAATGAGCAGGAGAGCTGCGACTCCACTGAGACCATCGTAGCTGCGATCATAGACAATGATG CATCAGTGGATGAGAGTTCATCGAGTGCCTCCTGCTCTACGGAGCTGCAGCCCCCCAGCAGCCAGCCTCAGACCCGCCTAAGCAGGGCAGCAGGACAGCAGGgacgcacagacacacagcaGACCCAACACACCCAGACCAGACTGAGCCGCTCCAGACAG TCAGGAAGACAGAGGAAGAAAGCTGTCATGATGCCTCGTGTTGTCCTCACTCCTCTCAAAGTAAATGGAGAGCATGTCCCTTCAG GGCCTATGAAGAGGAGTCGAGGAGGGGTAGACGTAGACTTTGAAACCCCTGGTTCCATTCTTGTCAACACCAACATCAGAGCCCTCATCAATGTGCGGACCTTCTCAGCCTTCCCCTCGCACTCACAGCAGCAACTGCTGCAGCTTCTGCCAGAGGTCGACCGGCAG ATTGGACCTGATGGTATGGCTAGGCTGAGTAGTTCAGCTCTCAATAATGAATTCTTCACCCATGCCTCTCAGAGCTGGAAAGAAAGGCTAGCTGAAG GTGAGTTCACCCATGAGATGCAGGTGCGTTTCCGACAGGAAatggagaaagagaagaaaatagaGGCATGGAAGGAGAAGTTTTTTGAGGAGTACCATGGTCAGAA GTCTGGCCTGACACGGGAGGAGTCGCTAAAGCTTACCATGAGCGAAGCCAGTGAAGTAGCAGGCAGCGTGCTTGAAAGTGATGTTGCTGTGGTGGCAAGTGGTGCCCCAAAAAGACGCAGCGTGGGTCGCAGGAGAGATGGCAGGATGAGAAGACGCACAAGGGCTGACCTGCGTCGGAGAGCCCGTCGGACCCTCTGTAAGACCGCACCAGCCCTGCAGTCCACAGAAGCAGCTGAGGTCGCTGCTGTTCAGGAAGTAGCAGCGGTCCCTGTTGAGTCCCCCATATGCAACAACACAGTGGTTCAAGGAGAGGTAGTGCTTCAGGCTGACTGTGGTGTGGAGCTCCCAGTTGAGAGTGCCTCTAGTGAGCCTAAGCCCTGTCCCACTCCGGAGGCAGTCGCATTGCCGGACCCCACTCCTGTTCCAAGTCCCAGCCCCAGCCCAGCCTCCACTAGTGCAAATGAAGAGCCGGAAGTTGCTGCCCATTTACTCCCTAAGGAAGCTGCACCTGTACTGGCTTCCACTACCTCTccatcctcttcctcctctgcttcctcttcgTCTGCCTCCTCACCTGCTTCCTCACCCTCTTCACCTGATAGACAAGGACCTTTTGCAGCAGGTCTGGAttcttcttcatcctcttcGGCGTCATCCAGTGCTACAATTCCTGCGGATCCTCTGGATGACACTGCCTCTGTGGTCACCTCCATCACCGGTGGGACTGCCACCAGCAGCCGTGAGAGCAGCCCATCTGCCAGCCCAGCCACCACCTCTGTGCTCAACACCCAGCTTAAGGAGCAGAAGCGGAGGCAAGATGAGACAGGGGCTCTTTCTAGCTTCCCCGAAAAACGGCCGCGACTCGACGACCGTCAGTCCTTTCGTACCACAATTGACGGTGTCTGTGCAGAAAAGCCGCAGCCGACAATCGAAGAACCCAAGGTGCCACCTATCCGG ATTCAACTATCCAGAATCAAACCTCCCTGGGTCAAAGGGCACCCCACCTACCAGATCTGTCCACGGATTGTGCCCCCCGGCGAGGGCTCGCGGCGGACGGGGACGGGGGGGGCGCGGACCCTGGCAGACATCAAAGCCCGTGCCCAGCAAGCCCGTGCCCAGCGCGAggccgctgctgctgttgcaGCCTCTTGCGACGGGACATCGCCGGCCAGTATCAGGCTGCGGCCTGCTACTGGGTTATCGGATAGCAGCAATGGACGACGAGCGCGAGAGCATCCAGGACCTATCGAgcccggaggaggaggaggaggaggagggggaggagggggaggagggggaggaggaggag GAATGGAGGAGAAGGGATCGTCTTCAGACACTAATTCGTCTGGAGCACAATTACAGCTTCTCAATGTAGAACCCACATCCCACTCTTCACCTTCATTGTCCAGTACTTCAACTTCAGTATCTTTGGAGTCCCCACAGACCCTAAGTCCTCCTCAAGAGGGGCCAGCCAGGGTGCCAAAGGTGGAAGGGGAAATGGAGGATACATCAGCCACTGTACAGAGCTCATCCAGTGGTACCACCGACAGGGCTTGCTCGATCTCTCCAGAGCATGACACTTTATCTGTGTCATCTGTCATCCAGTCAGTCAGGGAAAATCAGCTGACTGAGTCTTCTGCTGCTTCCTCAGAGATGGCAGACCAAGATTGTGAAAAGCCTTCATTGACCCAAACTTCAATACCAGATTCCCTTCCCAGGTTTGGGGCTAAAGGTGTGGATGTTATTCAAACGCTAGCTAGTTCTTGTCAGGCTAAAGAGCAGGAAAAAGGTAAGGAAGTTGGACTGGGTGGTGTTATCCAGCATGGTTCTCATCATGTGGACCTCCAGGAGGCTTTCTCTAACTCGGCAATACGGCAGAAAGGTGTGTCCTCTCCCCAACATCAGGATATGAGAGACAAAGATAACGAGGCTGGCACACACAGTGACTCAACAGAAACAGCTTCAGACTGTGAGAATGAGAGTCAGGAGGATGAGCAGCGGCAGTATCCTGACCGGGACTGGTGCTCCCAACGGAACACCCAGCGTGGTGGCCAGTTGGTCATCTGTAGTCCTCCATCTCAGAACCAGCAGCCAGTCATCCAGGCCCACGTGTCTAGCCGCCAAGGTCAGACAGTCATTCAGCCTTGCTTTCCGAATGGTTTGCCTCAGCCGCAACACCCCCATTCCCAGGACCACAATTCTCATCAGACTACTCTTCCACAAGGCCTAAGAGACAAGAATGTTATGCTCAAAATGGAGCTTGGAGATGACTGTAGAACCTCCAGACTAAGCTCTGCTGAGGAGGAGTGTGGTGGAGCTTTAAAGCCCTCTGTCACTCACCCACATGCTTCAGCAGCCTCTAAAAAACCGTCCAGCTCAGCAAGACCTGTGTCCAGTGTGGAGGCCAACAACCCTTTAGTCACTCAGCTCCTACAGGGCAGCCTGCCCCTTGAGAAAGTTCTACCGTCACACTCTGCCAGTAGGCTTGAGATTAGCCGATTGCCAGGACCTCAACCTAGACCGCCAACAACAAAGAACCTAGGGATGCGCAATAGGCCTGAGGTCTCAGTCCAGTCTCCTAGCCCAGACTTGACTTCAGTCTCACAAATCCTTAACAAGTTACCAACAGGCCACCCTGTTTCCTGTCTGATGGAGGCCTCGGCTAAATCCCAGTCCCAGCAGGCCCCTGGGGCTGTCCCAGTCATTACCTCTGTGCCACCCTCCTCATCCACTTCTCTGTCATCCAAAAGTAAATCGGAATGCTCTCCAAATACTGTGGAATCTGTAGTTATTAAAGAGTCTCGTGGTCATCAGCCTACACAGGAAGACACTCCAGACAGGTTCCAGTCAGACCACCGGACCATACCGAATGGCCCCTCTCCTACTCATGCAGACCCCTGTCCCCCAGAGGGGGTGACAACTATAAAGATTAACCTGCGGCCCCCACAGTCTCTGCTCCCCTACTCTCACCAACAGCAGCTGTCTCCCTCACACACAGTAAAGAATGAAGTTGGTGCACGACCCTCTTGTCAGGCTCTGGCCAAATCTGCCCTCACTTTACCTATTAGTGTTACCAAAAAGGAACCTGGGAACTCCATGGATGGATACCTGAGCGGAGGGGCAATGGAGGGACTCCTCAACATGGAGATGACTTTAGCAAGGAtagcaaaaaaagagcacagcAAAGCTCCCTATTCATCCAGCTCTCCCTCCTCCTGTTCTCCTTCAccctcctcctctgcttcctcgcttCCCTTCCAGCTGTACGGAAAGCTTCCAAAACAAGGAGCAAGTGTTGGAGGAGTAAGCTACACAGCTAACGTTTCAATGATGGACAACAGCGGTTTCTCCCGGGGGATGACTGATGGTGTACTCCAGTTGCGCCCCCGCTTGGCTTCCAGCCATACGACCCTCAGCATTCAGGCATTCACTGATAGTACAGCTGAGGAGGTGGCACTCAAGTGCTCATGCCGCCTCAAAGCCATGATCATGTGCCAAGGCTGTGGTGCCTTTTGCCATGATGATTGCATTGGACCCTCAAAACTCTGTGTGTCATGTCTGGTAGTCAGATAG